A section of the Bryobacteraceae bacterium genome encodes:
- a CDS encoding 20-beta-hydroxysteroid dehydrogenase, with protein MGNTALVTGANRGIGLAVARRLAELGHFVFLGSRDWQAGHEAAAALRRLGLQARPLRLDLADAASIDAAVAEAATSGHTIEILINNAGVLHEKPLLELTDAEIAESIAVHLTGPLRLVQRLAPAMAARGYGRIVNVSSGWGSFAEGMGGPGLYGVTKAALNALTVRLAHELPGTIKVNAMCPGWVRTRMGGDAAPRTPEEGADTAVWLATLPPDGPTGGFFRDRQLIPW; from the coding sequence ATGGGAAACACAGCACTGGTCACCGGGGCAAACCGCGGCATCGGACTCGCCGTTGCGCGCCGCCTGGCCGAACTGGGCCATTTCGTTTTTCTCGGATCCCGCGACTGGCAGGCCGGTCATGAGGCGGCCGCCGCGCTTCGCCGGCTGGGACTCCAAGCCCGGCCGCTGCGCCTGGATCTTGCCGATGCCGCCAGCATCGACGCGGCCGTGGCCGAAGCCGCCACTTCCGGCCACACCATCGAGATTCTCATCAATAACGCCGGCGTCCTTCATGAAAAACCACTGCTCGAGCTGACGGATGCCGAGATCGCCGAATCCATCGCAGTCCACCTCACCGGGCCGCTGCGCCTTGTGCAGCGGCTCGCGCCCGCCATGGCGGCCCGGGGCTACGGTCGCATCGTGAACGTGTCGTCGGGATGGGGCTCGTTCGCGGAAGGCATGGGCGGACCGGGCCTGTACGGCGTCACCAAGGCGGCGCTGAACGCGCTCACCGTCCGTCTGGCCCACGAGCTGCCCGGGACGATCAAGGTCAACGCGATGTGCCCGGGCTGGGTGCGGACACGGATGGGCGGCGATGCCGCGCCCCGCACGCCCGAAGAAGGCGCCGACACAGCCGTATGGCTCGCCACCCTGCCCCCCGATGGCCCAACGGGCGGCTTCTTCCGCGACCGCCAACTCATCCCCTGGTAA
- the istA gene encoding transposase: MYGRVRRAVQVEGMSQRQAAREFGLSRKTIRRMLEFSAPPGYQRKKPVARPKLGPWPGFIDQILEEDEARPKKQRHTSRRIYDRLKDEHAITGGYTIVKDFVRDALLRHKEVFVPLAHPPGDAQADFGEALAVIGGVEQKGRFLCVDLPHSDDAFVMAFPAENTESFCEGHNRAFAYFGGVPRTMLYDNTGIAVAKITGDGERKATEEFSRLKSHYLFEAKFGRPGKGNVEGLVGYVRRNFMVPVPHAASWEELNAQLLRQCRKRRGRKLRGEKETIGERFERDREKLLPLPAAPYEACEKRATRASSQALVRHDTNDDSVPVRFAHQRVMLKAFVWEVVIRCGSEVIARHRRSYDREEMIFDPLHSLALLEQKTNALDLAACQRGVRARFTTAALVHELMEARDERRLLRFQKHLQRQELLIVYEPGFVPLSKTGAEMLFEVFSRVMSAARHW; this comes from the coding sequence GTGTATGGACGTGTGCGCCGGGCAGTGCAGGTAGAGGGGATGAGCCAGCGCCAGGCGGCGCGGGAGTTTGGCCTGTCGCGCAAGACGATCCGGAGGATGCTGGAGTTTTCGGCGCCGCCTGGGTATCAACGGAAGAAGCCGGTGGCGAGGCCGAAGCTCGGTCCGTGGCCAGGATTCATCGACCAGATCCTGGAAGAGGACGAAGCCAGGCCGAAGAAGCAGCGGCACACATCCAGGCGGATCTACGACCGGCTGAAGGATGAGCACGCCATCACGGGCGGCTACACGATTGTGAAGGACTTCGTGAGAGACGCGCTGCTCCGGCACAAGGAAGTGTTTGTGCCGCTGGCTCACCCGCCCGGAGATGCGCAAGCCGACTTCGGCGAGGCGCTGGCGGTGATCGGCGGAGTGGAGCAGAAAGGGCGCTTCCTGTGCGTGGACCTGCCGCATTCCGATGACGCCTTCGTGATGGCGTTTCCGGCCGAGAATACGGAGTCGTTCTGCGAGGGGCATAATCGGGCGTTTGCCTATTTTGGCGGAGTGCCGCGGACGATGTTGTACGACAACACCGGCATCGCGGTGGCGAAGATCACCGGCGATGGGGAGCGCAAAGCGACCGAGGAGTTCAGCCGGCTGAAGTCGCACTACCTGTTTGAGGCGAAGTTCGGGCGGCCGGGCAAGGGCAACGTGGAGGGGTTGGTGGGCTATGTGCGGCGCAACTTCATGGTTCCTGTGCCGCACGCCGCGAGCTGGGAGGAGTTGAACGCGCAGCTACTCAGGCAGTGCCGGAAGAGGCGGGGACGGAAGCTTCGGGGCGAGAAGGAGACAATAGGCGAGCGGTTCGAACGGGACCGGGAGAAACTGCTGCCTCTGCCAGCGGCGCCGTACGAAGCGTGCGAGAAGCGGGCCACCCGCGCAAGTTCCCAGGCGTTGGTGCGCCATGACACCAATGACGATTCGGTGCCGGTGCGCTTCGCACACCAGCGGGTGATGCTGAAGGCCTTCGTGTGGGAAGTGGTCATCCGTTGCGGCAGTGAGGTGATTGCCCGGCACCGGCGCAGTTACGACCGTGAAGAGATGATCTTCGATCCGCTGCACTCCCTGGCGCTGCTCGAGCAGAAGACCAATGCGCTGGACCTAGCGGCTTGCCAGCGCGGGGTGCGCGCGCGGTTCACGACGGCGGCGCTGGTGCACGAGTTGATGGAAGCGCGCGATGAGAGGCGGCTGCTGCGCTTCCAGAAACACCTGCAGCGGCAGGAACTGCTGATTGTCTATGAACCGGGTTTTGTGCCGCTGTCGAAGACCGGCGCCGAGATGCTCTTTGAGGTCTTCAGCCGCGTTATGAGCGCGGCTCGACACTGGTGA